One Lycium barbarum isolate Lr01 chromosome 5, ASM1917538v2, whole genome shotgun sequence genomic window carries:
- the LOC132641993 gene encoding pre-rRNA-processing protein ESF2-like, translated as MGEKDLEIEETSTARGEEQRGDEAKTEVRKVKKKKKSFKEGVKVEERGVCHVSRVPPRMDHVKLRQVLSQFGEIQRIYLVPEAAAAQMNRKRAGGFRGLAFSEGWTEFTKKNVAKRVANILNGQQIGGRKRSSFYYDIWNVKYLSKIKWDDVTDEIAQRHAVREQKLALELSAAKRERDFYLTQVDKSRALSSIEERMKKQKVQQESGVISDFPSEEFAPKVIRQFSQKKPVGDEARKIKLKLSKDVLAGVFGGQ; from the exons ATGGGTGAGAAAGATTTGGAAATTGAGGAAACAAGTACAGCACGTGGAGAAGAACAGAGGGGAGATGAAGCTAAAACAGAGGTGCGAAaagttaaaaagaagaaaaagtccTTTAAAGAAGGTGTGAAGGTGGAAGAACGTGGAGTTTGTCACGTAAGTAGAGTACCACCTCGTATGGACCACGTGAAACTTCGTCAGGTTCTTTCTCAGTTTGGAGAAATTCAAAGAATATATCTTGTACCTGAAG CTGCTGCTGCTCAAATGAATCGGAAACGGGCAGGTGGGTTCCGAGGGCTAGCATTTTCAGAAGG GTGGACTGAATTTACGAAGAAGAATGTTGCCAAGAGAGTCGCAAATATTTTAAATGGTCAACAGATAG GTGGAAGGAAAAGGTCATCATTCTATTATGACATTTGGAATGTCAAATACTTGTCTAAAATCAAATGGGATGATGTTACTGATGAAATTG CACAAAGGCACGCAGTTCGTGAGCAGAAACTAGCTTTGGAGCTTTCTGCTGCTAAGAGGGAGCGTGATTTCTACCTTACACAAGTTGATAAATCTCGTGCTTTAAGTTCTATTGAAGAACGAATGAAG AAGCAAAAGGTGCAACAGGAATCTGGGGTAATTTCTGATTTCCCAAGTGAAGAGTTTGCGCCAAAGGTGATACGACAGTTTTCCCAGAAAAAACCTGTGGGAGATGAAGCTAGAAAAATCAAGCTTAAGCTGTCTAAGGACGTTTTAGCCGGA GTATTTGGTGGTCAATGA